The following proteins are encoded in a genomic region of Bosea beijingensis:
- a CDS encoding ABC transporter substrate-binding protein, translating to MTSRISRRRFGVLAGAAVASTCLPRGAFAQAKTLTALGHRVHQNAATTGPGGDATEAFRKANGADVNWVTFGDVNAVHERLLREASLSETSIDVAYLVNGRAVPRNLQLFEPLDALMKQAPIEAFDDFAPGLLAPLKVGDALHGIPVRHATNALIYNEALLEERGVTKLPTTFEELAELARKLTFKREDGTQVYGLAFTAVFASNFLTLARCLGGDYMTTDGKIVAAEPPMVKTLTLLADFYKAGVLPRNFATVNNEEITTWMQQGRAAMTINPFARLVTYNDPSKGKYGGRFKSLLPPMAADLAGKVAFAPTTEFWALMIPKNAKQKPLSWEFIRALSSKAGTTAMALNGNGPVRISTYADEKLKAAMPYAADEAAALKASRIHLPAFDEQARAHDIFIEETQAAVLGRKPAQQAMDDAAARVKPLLG from the coding sequence ATGACATCCCGCATCTCGCGCCGCCGGTTCGGCGTGCTCGCTGGCGCCGCAGTCGCCTCGACATGTCTCCCGCGCGGCGCCTTCGCCCAGGCGAAGACGCTGACCGCCCTCGGCCACCGCGTCCACCAGAACGCAGCCACGACCGGGCCCGGCGGCGACGCGACCGAAGCCTTTCGCAAGGCGAATGGCGCTGACGTGAACTGGGTCACCTTCGGCGACGTCAACGCCGTGCATGAGCGGCTGCTGCGCGAGGCTTCTCTGTCGGAGACCTCGATCGACGTCGCCTATCTCGTCAATGGCCGCGCAGTGCCGCGCAATCTCCAGCTTTTCGAGCCGCTCGATGCGCTGATGAAGCAGGCGCCGATCGAGGCCTTCGACGATTTCGCGCCGGGGTTGCTCGCGCCGCTCAAGGTCGGCGATGCCCTGCACGGTATCCCGGTTCGCCACGCGACCAATGCCCTGATCTATAACGAGGCCCTGTTGGAAGAGCGCGGCGTCACCAAGCTGCCGACGACATTCGAGGAGCTGGCGGAGCTTGCCCGCAAGCTCACCTTCAAGCGCGAGGACGGCACACAGGTCTATGGCCTCGCCTTCACCGCGGTCTTCGCCTCGAACTTCCTGACGCTCGCCCGCTGCCTCGGCGGCGACTACATGACGACCGACGGCAAGATCGTCGCGGCCGAGCCGCCGATGGTGAAGACGCTCACCCTGCTGGCCGATTTCTACAAGGCCGGCGTGCTGCCGCGGAATTTCGCGACGGTGAACAACGAGGAGATCACCACCTGGATGCAGCAGGGCCGGGCGGCGATGACGATCAATCCCTTCGCCCGGCTCGTGACCTACAACGACCCCTCCAAAGGCAAGTACGGCGGGCGCTTCAAATCGCTGCTGCCGCCGATGGCGGCCGATCTAGCCGGCAAGGTCGCCTTTGCGCCGACGACCGAGTTCTGGGCGCTGATGATCCCGAAGAACGCCAAGCAGAAGCCCTTGAGCTGGGAGTTCATCCGCGCGCTGTCCTCCAAGGCCGGCACGACCGCGATGGCGCTGAACGGCAACGGCCCGGTCCGCATCTCGACCTATGCCGACGAGAAGCTGAAGGCGGCGATGCCCTATGCCGCCGACGAGGCTGCCGCGCTCAAGGCATCGCGCATCCATCTGCCCGCCTTCGACGAGCAGGCCCGTGCCCATGACATCTTCATCGAGGAGACGCAGGCGGCCGTGCTCGGTCGTAAGCCGGCGCAGCAGGCGATGGACGATGCGGCGGCCCGCGTGAAGCCGCTGCTCGGCTGA
- a CDS encoding ABC transporter substrate-binding protein, whose product MNQGATLDRRQFGAGILGLSFAGLGHAAQAQSGPFNVFTHRVMQTVSTGAQGGDITRDWAQKNGVTVQWTTFDTGPLQERLFREASLGETSVDVGFVVNTQVVPRAASLFEPLDDYLKKDPVEDVADIFPGLMEGMKVGGKQLAIPFRHASSGLHYNEEILAEKGFSKPPATIEEMIEIAKACSYRRADGTQVVGLCTPGATYPNVIDLARAWDGEFITPDFKCVADQPPMLNAVRTLRELFQANAFPRNFATLSPEDVNVWMQQGRAAMSLQSMGRNRIYNDPQKSKFPGKIKTIAVPASKTLAGKYDAAPAKVEFWGMVIPKNAKRKDLAWSFIKAMASKDATLKAALNGNGPVRASTYADQGFAGTVPYAAEELKVLKVARVPMPAFDEAARAGDLFKEEAEAAVLGMKTPEEAMASLVKRVQPLLPA is encoded by the coding sequence ATGAACCAAGGGGCGACACTCGACCGTAGGCAGTTCGGCGCGGGCATCCTCGGACTGAGCTTCGCCGGGCTGGGCCACGCCGCGCAGGCGCAGAGCGGCCCGTTCAATGTCTTCACCCATCGCGTGATGCAGACGGTCTCGACGGGCGCGCAGGGCGGCGACATCACCAGGGATTGGGCACAGAAGAACGGCGTTACCGTCCAGTGGACGACCTTCGACACCGGTCCGTTGCAAGAGCGCCTGTTCCGCGAGGCGAGCCTCGGGGAGACCTCGGTCGATGTCGGTTTCGTCGTCAACACCCAGGTCGTGCCGCGCGCCGCGAGCCTTTTCGAGCCGCTCGACGACTACCTGAAGAAGGATCCGGTCGAGGACGTCGCCGACATCTTTCCCGGGTTGATGGAAGGCATGAAGGTCGGCGGCAAGCAATTGGCCATCCCGTTCCGCCATGCCTCTTCCGGCTTGCACTACAACGAGGAGATCCTGGCCGAGAAGGGCTTCTCCAAGCCGCCCGCGACCATCGAAGAGATGATCGAGATCGCCAAGGCCTGCAGCTATCGCCGCGCCGACGGCACGCAGGTCGTGGGCCTGTGTACGCCGGGCGCGACCTATCCCAACGTGATCGACCTCGCCCGCGCCTGGGATGGCGAGTTCATCACGCCGGACTTCAAATGCGTCGCCGACCAGCCGCCGATGCTGAACGCCGTCCGCACCTTGCGCGAGCTTTTCCAGGCCAATGCCTTCCCGCGCAATTTCGCGACGCTTTCGCCCGAGGACGTCAATGTCTGGATGCAGCAGGGCCGCGCCGCGATGAGCCTGCAGAGCATGGGCCGCAACCGCATCTACAACGACCCGCAGAAGTCGAAATTCCCCGGCAAGATCAAGACGATCGCGGTGCCGGCCTCGAAGACGCTCGCCGGCAAGTACGACGCCGCGCCGGCCAAGGTCGAGTTCTGGGGCATGGTCATCCCCAAGAACGCCAAGCGCAAGGACCTCGCCTGGAGCTTCATCAAGGCGATGGCCTCCAAGGATGCGACGCTCAAGGCCGCGCTTAACGGCAACGGCCCGGTCCGCGCCTCGACCTATGCCGACCAGGGGTTTGCGGGAACGGTGCCCTATGCCGCCGAGGAACTGAAGGTGCTCAAGGTCGCGCGCGTGCCGATGCCGGCATTCGACGAGGCGGCGCGGGCCGGCGACCTGTTCAAGGAAGAGGCGGAAGCCGCGGTGCTCGGCATGAAGACGCCGGAGGAGGCAATGGCTTCGCTGGTCAAGCGCGTGCAGCCGCTGCTTCCAGCCTGA
- a CDS encoding FadR/GntR family transcriptional regulator, which translates to MNDLARAVLDAEDPFAGGDVVPMRLGDAVIQRITQAIHEGRLKPGDSLPSESRIAASFGVSKPIAREAIRQLAAMGVVHIQQGKPTRVQALDAAPLDRFYRFAVRGRANGLTEAVELRRILEPPIAAHSAERRSDEDIEKLDLILARMEDALGSVPRWIEADLDFHEAVAASSGNRLLDFQIRGLRPVIREVMEIFNSREARGPEDWQRTFERHVRIVGAIKASDPVAASAAMNKHFEAAEAAIAELASQREDRHEPRGDTRP; encoded by the coding sequence ATGAACGATCTCGCCCGCGCCGTGCTCGATGCAGAAGACCCTTTCGCGGGCGGCGATGTCGTGCCGATGCGCCTCGGCGATGCGGTGATCCAACGCATCACGCAGGCGATCCACGAGGGGCGGCTCAAGCCGGGCGACTCCCTGCCTTCCGAATCGCGCATCGCGGCCTCCTTCGGCGTCAGCAAGCCGATCGCGCGTGAGGCCATCCGCCAGCTCGCAGCGATGGGCGTGGTCCATATCCAGCAGGGCAAGCCGACGCGGGTGCAGGCGCTCGATGCCGCCCCGCTCGACCGCTTTTACCGTTTCGCGGTGCGCGGGCGCGCCAACGGCCTGACCGAGGCCGTGGAACTCCGTCGCATTCTCGAGCCACCGATCGCCGCGCATAGCGCGGAGCGCCGTTCGGACGAGGATATCGAGAAGCTCGATCTCATTCTGGCCCGGATGGAAGACGCACTCGGCAGCGTGCCCCGCTGGATCGAGGCCGATCTCGATTTTCACGAGGCCGTCGCCGCGTCCTCGGGCAACCGCCTGCTCGATTTCCAGATCCGGGGCCTGCGCCCGGTCATCCGCGAGGTGATGGAGATCTTCAATTCACGCGAGGCCCGCGGGCCGGAAGACTGGCAGCGCACCTTCGAGCGTCATGTCCGTATCGTCGGGGCGATCAAGGCGAGCGATCCCGTCGCGGCGTCTGCCGCCATGAACAAGCATTTCGAAGCGGCAGAAGCCGCCATCGCGGAACTCGCGAGCCAGAGGGAGGATCGACATGAACCAAGGGGCGACACTCGACCGTAG